The nucleotide window CACCACTACTATGCAGAAGAACGGCAGTGGGCGGAAGACtatgagaaggagaaggaagagaactaTCGGCAGAGGAggctgaaggagagagagaggattggGGAATTGGGAGCGCCTGAGGTGTGGGGGCCGTCTCCAAAGTTCCCTGAGCCAGATTCTGACGAACATAACCCAGGTGAGGATGAAGAAGAGATAATGCATCAGAAAAGGAGCGGTTCAGATTCCAATTCGGAAGAACATAGGAAAAAGAAGACCAGTCgttcaagaaacaagaaaacaagaaataaaaagtcgtctaaaagaaaacataggaagtATTCTGTTAGTGACAGTAACTCAGACTCTGACACAAATTCTAACTCTGTTGATGATAAGAGAGTTAAagccaagaagaaagagaagaaaaagaaacacaaaacaaaaaaatacaagaaaatgaagaataagaaGACCAAAAAAGAATCCAGTGACTCAAGCTGTAAAGACTCAGAAGAGTTGTCAGAAGATACCTGGATGGAGCAGCCAAATATGGCAGATACTATGGATTTAATAGGGCCAGAAGCACCTATAATACCTACCTCTCAAGATGAGAAACCTTTAAACTATGGCCATGCTTTGCTCCCCGGTGAAGGTGCAGCTATGGCTGAGTATGTAAAAGCTGGAAAGCGAATCCCACGAAGAGGTGAAATTGGGTTGACAAGTGAAGAGATCGCTTCTTTTGAATGCTCAGGTTATGTCATGAGTGGCAGCAGGC belongs to Macaca thibetana thibetana isolate TM-01 chromosome 4, ASM2454274v1, whole genome shotgun sequence and includes:
- the NKAPL gene encoding NKAP-like protein, which codes for MPPVSRSSYSEDILGSRRRRRSSSGSPPSPRSRCSSGDGRSRSHSRGREGLRPPWSESDVGALYPFSRSGSRELPPGLRNYAYPSSSSTSYSGYRYHHHYYAEERQWAEDYEKEKEENYRQRRLKERERIGELGAPEVWGPSPKFPEPDSDEHNPGEDEEEIMHQKRSGSDSNSEEHRKKKTSRSRNKKTRNKKSSKRKHRKYSVSDSNSDSDTNSNSVDDKRVKAKKKEKKKKHKTKKYKKMKNKKTKKESSDSSCKDSEELSEDTWMEQPNMADTMDLIGPEAPIIPTSQDEKPLNYGHALLPGEGAAMAEYVKAGKRIPRRGEIGLTSEEIASFECSGYVMSGSRHRRMEAVRLRKENQIYSADEKRALASFNQEERRKRENKILASFREMVYKKTKGKDDK